A single genomic interval of Asinibacterium sp. OR53 harbors:
- a CDS encoding GNAT family N-acetyltransferase: protein MHYTFDFSKDYILEDDCVLLRPLSANDCANLRIFSQNEPDIWQFSLQKAAGEKNLQDYIQLAMMGRENQKEYPFIVFDKRVQQYAGSTRFYDINLPYRTLQLGFTWYGKAFQGTGLNKHCKYLLLRFAFEEMGMERVEFRADSNNARSIAAMKSIGCKPEGILRSHMPKAEGGRRDSIVLSIVKEEWPGVKEKLEDKLGVEGGGG from the coding sequence ATGCATTACACATTTGATTTTTCGAAAGACTACATTTTGGAGGATGATTGCGTGCTCTTGCGTCCTCTTAGCGCAAACGATTGCGCAAATCTGCGCATTTTTTCCCAGAATGAGCCCGATATCTGGCAGTTTTCATTGCAAAAAGCGGCAGGAGAAAAAAATCTCCAGGATTATATTCAATTGGCCATGATGGGGCGTGAAAACCAGAAAGAATACCCTTTTATTGTTTTTGATAAGCGTGTACAGCAATATGCCGGCAGTACGCGGTTTTATGATATCAACCTTCCTTATCGTACGTTGCAATTGGGCTTCACCTGGTATGGCAAAGCTTTCCAGGGAACGGGGCTGAACAAACACTGTAAATACCTTTTATTGCGATTTGCTTTTGAAGAGATGGGTATGGAAAGGGTAGAGTTCAGGGCAGATAGCAACAATGCGCGCAGCATCGCTGCCATGAAAAGCATTGGATGCAAGCCGGAAGGTATTCTTAGAAGTCACATGCCCAAAGCGGAAGGCGGGAGAAGGGATTCCATTGTGTTGAGCATCGTGAAAGAAGAATGGCCGGGCGTGAAAGAAAAACTTGAAGATAAATTGGGAGTTGAGGGGGGCGGAGGGTAA
- a CDS encoding ABC-F family ATP-binding cassette domain-containing protein, translating to MHYVSAEGLTKSYGVNPLFSNISFHINEGDKVALIARNGVGKSTLLRILAGQETADEGKLWVHKDVTIALFEQDPRFDENKTVLENIFHLNHPVILAIRQYEAAVETEDGIQIADAITRMDDLGAWDFEAKVKQILGKLNIHHLQNPVNELSGGQRKRVALAKTLIDIGFEHKHTLLMMDEPTNHLDVEMIEWLEHYLNAENVTLLLVTHDRYFLDAVSDEIWELERENLYVYKGDYENYMEKKAARLESEQASIDKARNEYRKELEWMRKQPKARTTKSKSRQDNFYEVETRAKQKIEDAQLQLQVKMSRLGGKVIEMKKVYKSFGELAILKGFDYTFSKGERIGVIGKNGVGKSTFLNILQQIESADSGKINIGDTVIFGNFSQQGLVIKEDLRVIEYVKTFAESFPLAKGGSMSAAQFLELFLFSPDKQYTYLSSLSGGERKRLQLLTILFRNPNFLVLDEPTNDLDLPTLAVLERFLSEYQGCVMIVSHDRYFMDRLVDHLFVFEGNGEVRDFPGNYTQYRLWLKEQEELAAKETESKATTPAAQSQIASASTKKKMGFKEKKEFELLEKEMPLLEEEKHALANQMSNAKLPFEELQKISNRMIEINRLLEEKEMRWLELSELQ from the coding sequence ATGCATTATGTTTCGGCCGAAGGGCTCACCAAGAGTTATGGTGTCAATCCCCTGTTCAGTAATATTTCATTTCACATCAACGAAGGCGATAAAGTGGCGCTGATTGCCCGCAATGGGGTGGGCAAATCTACATTGTTGCGCATTTTAGCCGGACAGGAAACGGCTGATGAAGGGAAATTATGGGTACACAAAGACGTTACCATCGCCCTTTTTGAGCAGGACCCGCGTTTTGATGAGAACAAAACAGTACTGGAGAATATTTTCCATCTCAACCATCCCGTTATCCTCGCCATCAGGCAATATGAGGCGGCGGTGGAAACAGAAGACGGTATACAGATAGCAGATGCCATTACCCGGATGGATGATCTCGGCGCCTGGGATTTTGAAGCCAAAGTGAAGCAGATACTGGGTAAGCTCAATATCCATCATTTACAAAACCCGGTGAATGAACTGAGCGGCGGGCAACGCAAACGCGTAGCGTTGGCTAAAACCCTTATCGATATTGGTTTTGAGCATAAGCACACTTTGCTCATGATGGATGAACCTACCAACCACCTCGATGTTGAAATGATCGAATGGCTGGAGCATTACCTGAATGCAGAAAATGTTACGTTGCTGCTGGTTACGCACGACCGGTATTTTCTCGATGCCGTGAGCGATGAAATATGGGAACTCGAACGTGAGAACCTGTACGTATACAAAGGCGATTACGAGAATTACATGGAGAAGAAAGCGGCCCGCCTGGAAAGCGAGCAGGCCAGTATCGACAAAGCCCGGAATGAATACCGCAAGGAACTGGAATGGATGCGCAAGCAGCCCAAGGCACGTACTACCAAAAGTAAAAGCCGGCAGGATAATTTTTACGAAGTAGAAACCCGTGCCAAACAAAAAATAGAAGACGCGCAGTTACAACTACAGGTGAAAATGAGCAGACTGGGAGGGAAGGTGATAGAGATGAAAAAAGTGTACAAGTCATTCGGTGAGCTGGCGATCCTGAAAGGGTTTGATTATACCTTCAGCAAAGGAGAACGTATCGGTGTCATTGGTAAGAACGGTGTAGGTAAATCTACTTTCCTGAACATTTTGCAACAGATCGAATCTGCCGACAGCGGTAAAATCAACATAGGCGATACAGTAATATTCGGCAATTTTTCACAGCAGGGGTTGGTGATCAAAGAAGACCTTCGGGTGATTGAATATGTGAAAACATTTGCCGAAAGTTTTCCCCTGGCCAAAGGCGGCAGCATGAGCGCCGCACAGTTTTTGGAGCTCTTTCTTTTTTCACCCGATAAACAGTACACTTATTTATCTTCTTTGAGTGGTGGTGAACGGAAGCGACTGCAATTGTTGACTATTTTGTTCCGCAATCCCAACTTCCTTGTACTGGACGAACCTACCAATGACCTCGACCTGCCCACGCTGGCAGTGCTGGAGCGTTTTCTGAGCGAATACCAGGGATGTGTGATGATTGTTTCGCACGACCGGTATTTTATGGACAGGCTGGTAGACCATCTCTTTGTGTTTGAAGGTAATGGTGAAGTACGCGATTTTCCCGGTAACTATACACAATACCGGCTTTGGCTGAAAGAGCAGGAAGAGCTTGCTGCAAAAGAAACGGAGTCTAAAGCAACAACGCCTGCTGCACAATCCCAGATTGCTTCCGCATCGACTAAAAAGAAAATGGGCTTCAAAGAAAAAAAGGAATTCGAGTTGCTGGAAAAAGAAATGCCTTTATTGGAAGAAGAAAAACATGCGCTCGCCAACCAGATGAGCAACGCTAAACTGCCTTTTGAAGAACTGCAAAAAATAAGCAACCGGATGATCGAGATCAACCGGTTGCTGGAAGAAAAAGAAATGCGTTGGCTCGAGTTGAGCGAACTGCAATGA
- the glmS gene encoding glutamine--fructose-6-phosphate transaminase (isomerizing), whose translation MCGIVGYTGPREAYPILLKGLKRLEYRGYDSSGVALLNSNGLNVYKKKGKVAEMEEDVMGKNTHAHIGIGHTRWATHGEPSDRNAHPHLSQSGQLAMIHNGIIENYMPIKQELINKGYTFKSDTDTEVLLNFIEDIKKNNNCSLEEALRIALKRIVGAYCILLIDQHDPETIIAARKGSPLVIGIGKGEHFLASDASPIIEYTKEVVYVNDYEIAIVRPDELILKNLGNEKQSPFITKLDMELAAIEKGGYEHFMLKEIHEQPDTIFDCLRGRLLPQSGQIIMSGVDNHIDALKNAQRMLIVACGTSWHAGLVAEYQIEELCRIPVEVEYASEFRYRNPVVNKGDVIIAISQSGETADTLVALESAKAKGAFIFGVVNVVGSSIARLSNAGAYTHAGPEIGVASTKAFTGQLAVLTMMALKIGYAKGSITEARYLQLMRELYEVPEKVKEILKDTSNIQRIAAKYKDATDFLFLGRGYNFPIALEGALKLKEISYIHAEGYPAAEMKHGPIALVDEKLPVVFVATKDSYYEKIVSNVQEIKARKGKVIAVATANDEIIPGMSNDIMFVPDADEVIAPLLSTIPLQLLSYYVGVAKGLDVDKPRNLAKSVTVE comes from the coding sequence ATGTGTGGAATTGTAGGATATACCGGGCCGAGAGAAGCCTATCCCATCTTATTAAAGGGACTGAAGAGACTGGAATACCGCGGATACGACAGCTCGGGTGTTGCTTTACTCAACAGCAATGGCCTCAACGTGTATAAGAAAAAAGGAAAGGTAGCCGAGATGGAAGAAGACGTGATGGGTAAAAACACCCACGCACATATTGGTATCGGCCACACACGCTGGGCTACACATGGTGAACCCAGCGATCGCAACGCGCATCCGCATCTTTCACAAAGCGGTCAACTGGCTATGATCCACAACGGCATCATCGAGAACTACATGCCCATCAAACAGGAACTGATCAACAAAGGCTATACTTTCAAAAGCGATACCGATACCGAAGTATTGCTGAACTTCATTGAAGACATCAAAAAGAACAACAACTGTTCACTGGAAGAAGCCTTGCGTATAGCGCTGAAACGTATCGTTGGCGCCTATTGTATCCTGCTCATCGACCAACACGATCCTGAAACCATCATCGCAGCAAGAAAGGGCAGTCCGCTTGTGATTGGCATTGGCAAAGGCGAGCATTTCCTCGCCAGCGATGCTTCCCCCATCATCGAATATACCAAAGAAGTCGTTTATGTAAACGATTATGAGATCGCTATCGTAAGGCCCGACGAGCTGATCTTAAAGAACCTGGGTAACGAAAAGCAATCACCCTTCATTACAAAGCTTGATATGGAACTGGCCGCCATTGAAAAAGGCGGATACGAACATTTCATGTTGAAAGAAATACATGAACAACCGGACACTATTTTCGACTGTTTACGCGGGCGGTTGCTGCCGCAATCCGGACAGATCATCATGAGCGGAGTAGATAACCATATCGACGCATTGAAAAATGCACAACGTATGCTGATCGTAGCCTGCGGTACCAGTTGGCATGCCGGCCTGGTAGCCGAATACCAGATAGAAGAATTATGCCGCATTCCTGTAGAAGTGGAATACGCTTCTGAATTCCGGTACCGCAACCCGGTAGTGAACAAAGGCGATGTAATCATTGCTATTTCACAGAGTGGCGAAACCGCCGATACATTGGTAGCCCTGGAAAGCGCGAAAGCTAAGGGCGCTTTCATCTTTGGCGTGGTGAATGTGGTAGGCAGCAGCATTGCACGCTTAAGTAATGCAGGCGCTTATACGCATGCCGGCCCGGAGATAGGCGTTGCCAGTACCAAAGCGTTTACCGGCCAACTCGCCGTGCTCACCATGATGGCACTCAAGATCGGTTATGCAAAAGGATCCATCACCGAAGCGCGTTACCTGCAATTGATGCGCGAACTGTATGAAGTGCCGGAAAAAGTAAAAGAGATACTGAAAGACACCAGCAATATCCAGCGCATTGCTGCTAAATACAAAGACGCTACCGATTTTCTGTTCCTCGGAAGGGGTTATAATTTTCCCATCGCCCTTGAAGGTGCACTCAAACTGAAAGAGATCTCTTATATCCATGCCGAAGGCTACCCGGCCGCGGAAATGAAACACGGCCCCATTGCACTGGTAGATGAAAAACTGCCGGTGGTTTTTGTTGCCACGAAAGACTCTTATTACGAAAAGATCGTTTCAAACGTACAGGAGATCAAAGCAAGAAAAGGAAAAGTGATCGCTGTAGCAACGGCCAATGATGAGATCATCCCAGGCATGTCGAACGATATCATGTTCGTTCCCGATGCAGATGAAGTGATCGCACCCTTGCTGAGTACCATTCCGCTGCAATTGTTGAGTTATTATGTTGGCGTGGCCAAGGGACTGGACGTAGATAAACCCCGCAACCTGGCCAA